One region of Tamandua tetradactyla isolate mTamTet1 chromosome 6, mTamTet1.pri, whole genome shotgun sequence genomic DNA includes:
- the RARA gene encoding retinoic acid receptor alpha isoform X3, which translates to MAQTTVAIETQSSSSEEIVPSPPSPPPLPRIYKPCFVCQDKSSGYHYGVSACEGCKGFFRRSIQKNMVYTCHRDKNCIINKVTRNRCQYCRLQKCFEVGMSKESVRNDRNKKKKEVPKPECSESYTLTPEVGELIEKVRKAHQETFPALCQLGKYTTNNSSEQRVSLDIDLWDKFSELSTKCIIKTVEFAKQLPGFTTLTIADQITLLKAACLDILILRICTRYTPEQDTMTFSDGLTLNRTQMHNAGFGPLTDLVFAFANQLLPLEMDDAETGLLSAICLICGDRQDLEQPDRVDMLQEPLLEALKVYVRKRRPSRPHMFPKMLMKITDLRSISAKGAERVITLKMEIPGSMPPLIQEMLENSEGLDTLSGQSGGAGRDGGGLAPPPGSCSPSLSPSSNRSSPATHSP; encoded by the exons ATGGCTCAAACCACTGTAG cCATTGAGACCCAGAGCAGCAGTTCAGAGGAGATAGTGCCCAGCCCTCCCTCgccacctcccctcccccgcaTCTACAAGCCTTGCTTTGTCTGTCAAGACAAATCCTCAGGCTACCACTATGGGGTCAGCGCCTGTGAGGGCTGTAAG gGCTTCTTTCGCCGCAGCATCCAGAAGAACATGGTGTACACCTGTCACCGGGACAAGAACTGCATCATCAACAAGGTGACCCGGAACCGCTGCCAGTACTGCCGGCTGCAGAAGTGCTTCGAAGTGGGCATGTCCAAAGAAT CGGTGAGGAACGACCGAaacaagaagaagaaggaggtgCCGAAGCCCGAGTGCTCGGAGAGCTACACGCTGACCCCGGAGGTGGGGGAGCTCATCGAGAAGGTGCGCAAGGCGCACCAGGAGACCTTCCCTGCCCTCTGCCAGCTGGGCAAATACACTACG AACAACAGCTCAGAACAACGTGTCTCTCTGGACATTGACCTCTGGGACAAGTTCAGTGAACTCTCCACCAAATGCATCATTAAGACTGTGGAGTTCGCCAAGCAGCTGCCTGGCTTCACCACCCTCACCATCGCCGACCAGATCACCCTCCTTAAGGCTGCCTGCCTGGACATCCTG ATCCTGCGGATCTGCACGCGGTACACACCCGAGCAGGACACCATGACCTTCTCGGACGGGCTGACCCTGAACCGGACCCAGATGCACAACGCCGGCTTTGGCCCCCTCACCGACCTGGTCTTCGCCTTCGCCAACCAGCTGCTGCCCCTGGAGATGGACGATGCGGAGACGGGGCTGCTCAGCGCCATCTGCCTCATCTGCGGAG ACCGGCAGGACCTTGAGCAGCCGGACCGGGTGGACATGCTGCAGGAGCCGCTGCTCGAGGCGCTGAAGGTCTACGTGCGGAAGCGGAGGCCCAGCCGCCCCCACATGTTCCCCAAGATGCTCATGAAGATCACAGACCTACGGAGCATCAGTGCCAAGG gggcTGAGCGGGTGATCACCCTGAAGATGGAGATCCCGGGCTCCATGCCACCCCTCATCCAGGAGATGCTAGAGAACTCCGAGGGCCTGGACACTCTGAGCGGACAgtcgggcggggcggggcgggacgGGGGGGGCCTGGCCCCCCCGCCAGGCAGCTGTAGCCCCAGCCTCAGCCCTAGCTCAAACAGAAGCAGCCCGGCCACCCACTCTCCGTGA
- the RARA gene encoding retinoic acid receptor alpha isoform X2 translates to MYESVEVGGLTPTPNPFLVVDFYNQNRACLLPEKGLPAPGPYSTPLRTPLWNGSNHSIETQSSSSEEIVPSPPSPPPLPRIYKPCFVCQDKSSGYHYGVSACEGCKGFFRRSIQKNMVYTCHRDKNCIINKVTRNRCQYCRLQKCFEVGMSKESVRNDRNKKKKEVPKPECSESYTLTPEVGELIEKVRKAHQETFPALCQLGKYTTNNSSEQRVSLDIDLWDKFSELSTKCIIKTVEFAKQLPGFTTLTIADQITLLKAACLDILILRICTRYTPEQDTMTFSDGLTLNRTQMHNAGFGPLTDLVFAFANQLLPLEMDDAETGLLSAICLICGDRQDLEQPDRVDMLQEPLLEALKVYVRKRRPSRPHMFPKMLMKITDLRSISAKGAERVITLKMEIPGSMPPLIQEMLENSEGLDTLSGQSGGAGRDGGGLAPPPGSCSPSLSPSSNRSSPATHSP, encoded by the exons ATGTACGAGAGTGTGGAAGTGGGGGGGCTGACCCCCACACCTAACCCCTTTCTAGTGGTGGATTTTTATAACCAGAACCGGGCCTGTTTGCTCCCAGAGAAGGGGCTCCCCGCTCCTGGCCCCTACTCCACCCCGCTCCGGACTCCGCTTTGGAATGGCTCAAACCACT cCATTGAGACCCAGAGCAGCAGTTCAGAGGAGATAGTGCCCAGCCCTCCCTCgccacctcccctcccccgcaTCTACAAGCCTTGCTTTGTCTGTCAAGACAAATCCTCAGGCTACCACTATGGGGTCAGCGCCTGTGAGGGCTGTAAG gGCTTCTTTCGCCGCAGCATCCAGAAGAACATGGTGTACACCTGTCACCGGGACAAGAACTGCATCATCAACAAGGTGACCCGGAACCGCTGCCAGTACTGCCGGCTGCAGAAGTGCTTCGAAGTGGGCATGTCCAAAGAAT CGGTGAGGAACGACCGAaacaagaagaagaaggaggtgCCGAAGCCCGAGTGCTCGGAGAGCTACACGCTGACCCCGGAGGTGGGGGAGCTCATCGAGAAGGTGCGCAAGGCGCACCAGGAGACCTTCCCTGCCCTCTGCCAGCTGGGCAAATACACTACG AACAACAGCTCAGAACAACGTGTCTCTCTGGACATTGACCTCTGGGACAAGTTCAGTGAACTCTCCACCAAATGCATCATTAAGACTGTGGAGTTCGCCAAGCAGCTGCCTGGCTTCACCACCCTCACCATCGCCGACCAGATCACCCTCCTTAAGGCTGCCTGCCTGGACATCCTG ATCCTGCGGATCTGCACGCGGTACACACCCGAGCAGGACACCATGACCTTCTCGGACGGGCTGACCCTGAACCGGACCCAGATGCACAACGCCGGCTTTGGCCCCCTCACCGACCTGGTCTTCGCCTTCGCCAACCAGCTGCTGCCCCTGGAGATGGACGATGCGGAGACGGGGCTGCTCAGCGCCATCTGCCTCATCTGCGGAG ACCGGCAGGACCTTGAGCAGCCGGACCGGGTGGACATGCTGCAGGAGCCGCTGCTCGAGGCGCTGAAGGTCTACGTGCGGAAGCGGAGGCCCAGCCGCCCCCACATGTTCCCCAAGATGCTCATGAAGATCACAGACCTACGGAGCATCAGTGCCAAGG gggcTGAGCGGGTGATCACCCTGAAGATGGAGATCCCGGGCTCCATGCCACCCCTCATCCAGGAGATGCTAGAGAACTCCGAGGGCCTGGACACTCTGAGCGGACAgtcgggcggggcggggcgggacgGGGGGGGCCTGGCCCCCCCGCCAGGCAGCTGTAGCCCCAGCCTCAGCCCTAGCTCAAACAGAAGCAGCCCGGCCACCCACTCTCCGTGA
- the RARA gene encoding retinoic acid receptor alpha isoform X1 encodes MASNSSSCPTPGGGHLNGYPVPPYAFFFPPMLGGLSPPGALTTLQHQLPVSGYSTPSPATIETQSSSSEEIVPSPPSPPPLPRIYKPCFVCQDKSSGYHYGVSACEGCKGFFRRSIQKNMVYTCHRDKNCIINKVTRNRCQYCRLQKCFEVGMSKESVRNDRNKKKKEVPKPECSESYTLTPEVGELIEKVRKAHQETFPALCQLGKYTTNNSSEQRVSLDIDLWDKFSELSTKCIIKTVEFAKQLPGFTTLTIADQITLLKAACLDILILRICTRYTPEQDTMTFSDGLTLNRTQMHNAGFGPLTDLVFAFANQLLPLEMDDAETGLLSAICLICGDRQDLEQPDRVDMLQEPLLEALKVYVRKRRPSRPHMFPKMLMKITDLRSISAKGAERVITLKMEIPGSMPPLIQEMLENSEGLDTLSGQSGGAGRDGGGLAPPPGSCSPSLSPSSNRSSPATHSP; translated from the exons ATGGCCAGCAACAGCAGCTCCTGCCCGACACCTGGGGGCGGGCACCTCAATGGATACCCGGTGCCCCCCTACGCCTTCTTCTTCCCTCCTATGTTGGGTGGACTCTCCCCACCAGGCGCTCTGACCACTCTCCAGCACCAGCTTCCAGTTAGCGGCTATAGCACGCCATCGCCAGCCA cCATTGAGACCCAGAGCAGCAGTTCAGAGGAGATAGTGCCCAGCCCTCCCTCgccacctcccctcccccgcaTCTACAAGCCTTGCTTTGTCTGTCAAGACAAATCCTCAGGCTACCACTATGGGGTCAGCGCCTGTGAGGGCTGTAAG gGCTTCTTTCGCCGCAGCATCCAGAAGAACATGGTGTACACCTGTCACCGGGACAAGAACTGCATCATCAACAAGGTGACCCGGAACCGCTGCCAGTACTGCCGGCTGCAGAAGTGCTTCGAAGTGGGCATGTCCAAAGAAT CGGTGAGGAACGACCGAaacaagaagaagaaggaggtgCCGAAGCCCGAGTGCTCGGAGAGCTACACGCTGACCCCGGAGGTGGGGGAGCTCATCGAGAAGGTGCGCAAGGCGCACCAGGAGACCTTCCCTGCCCTCTGCCAGCTGGGCAAATACACTACG AACAACAGCTCAGAACAACGTGTCTCTCTGGACATTGACCTCTGGGACAAGTTCAGTGAACTCTCCACCAAATGCATCATTAAGACTGTGGAGTTCGCCAAGCAGCTGCCTGGCTTCACCACCCTCACCATCGCCGACCAGATCACCCTCCTTAAGGCTGCCTGCCTGGACATCCTG ATCCTGCGGATCTGCACGCGGTACACACCCGAGCAGGACACCATGACCTTCTCGGACGGGCTGACCCTGAACCGGACCCAGATGCACAACGCCGGCTTTGGCCCCCTCACCGACCTGGTCTTCGCCTTCGCCAACCAGCTGCTGCCCCTGGAGATGGACGATGCGGAGACGGGGCTGCTCAGCGCCATCTGCCTCATCTGCGGAG ACCGGCAGGACCTTGAGCAGCCGGACCGGGTGGACATGCTGCAGGAGCCGCTGCTCGAGGCGCTGAAGGTCTACGTGCGGAAGCGGAGGCCCAGCCGCCCCCACATGTTCCCCAAGATGCTCATGAAGATCACAGACCTACGGAGCATCAGTGCCAAGG gggcTGAGCGGGTGATCACCCTGAAGATGGAGATCCCGGGCTCCATGCCACCCCTCATCCAGGAGATGCTAGAGAACTCCGAGGGCCTGGACACTCTGAGCGGACAgtcgggcggggcggggcgggacgGGGGGGGCCTGGCCCCCCCGCCAGGCAGCTGTAGCCCCAGCCTCAGCCCTAGCTCAAACAGAAGCAGCCCGGCCACCCACTCTCCGTGA
- the RARA gene encoding retinoic acid receptor alpha isoform X4, which yields MVYTCHRDKNCIINKVTRNRCQYCRLQKCFEVGMSKESVRNDRNKKKKEVPKPECSESYTLTPEVGELIEKVRKAHQETFPALCQLGKYTTNNSSEQRVSLDIDLWDKFSELSTKCIIKTVEFAKQLPGFTTLTIADQITLLKAACLDILILRICTRYTPEQDTMTFSDGLTLNRTQMHNAGFGPLTDLVFAFANQLLPLEMDDAETGLLSAICLICGDRQDLEQPDRVDMLQEPLLEALKVYVRKRRPSRPHMFPKMLMKITDLRSISAKGAERVITLKMEIPGSMPPLIQEMLENSEGLDTLSGQSGGAGRDGGGLAPPPGSCSPSLSPSSNRSSPATHSP from the exons ATGGTGTACACCTGTCACCGGGACAAGAACTGCATCATCAACAAGGTGACCCGGAACCGCTGCCAGTACTGCCGGCTGCAGAAGTGCTTCGAAGTGGGCATGTCCAAAGAAT CGGTGAGGAACGACCGAaacaagaagaagaaggaggtgCCGAAGCCCGAGTGCTCGGAGAGCTACACGCTGACCCCGGAGGTGGGGGAGCTCATCGAGAAGGTGCGCAAGGCGCACCAGGAGACCTTCCCTGCCCTCTGCCAGCTGGGCAAATACACTACG AACAACAGCTCAGAACAACGTGTCTCTCTGGACATTGACCTCTGGGACAAGTTCAGTGAACTCTCCACCAAATGCATCATTAAGACTGTGGAGTTCGCCAAGCAGCTGCCTGGCTTCACCACCCTCACCATCGCCGACCAGATCACCCTCCTTAAGGCTGCCTGCCTGGACATCCTG ATCCTGCGGATCTGCACGCGGTACACACCCGAGCAGGACACCATGACCTTCTCGGACGGGCTGACCCTGAACCGGACCCAGATGCACAACGCCGGCTTTGGCCCCCTCACCGACCTGGTCTTCGCCTTCGCCAACCAGCTGCTGCCCCTGGAGATGGACGATGCGGAGACGGGGCTGCTCAGCGCCATCTGCCTCATCTGCGGAG ACCGGCAGGACCTTGAGCAGCCGGACCGGGTGGACATGCTGCAGGAGCCGCTGCTCGAGGCGCTGAAGGTCTACGTGCGGAAGCGGAGGCCCAGCCGCCCCCACATGTTCCCCAAGATGCTCATGAAGATCACAGACCTACGGAGCATCAGTGCCAAGG gggcTGAGCGGGTGATCACCCTGAAGATGGAGATCCCGGGCTCCATGCCACCCCTCATCCAGGAGATGCTAGAGAACTCCGAGGGCCTGGACACTCTGAGCGGACAgtcgggcggggcggggcgggacgGGGGGGGCCTGGCCCCCCCGCCAGGCAGCTGTAGCCCCAGCCTCAGCCCTAGCTCAAACAGAAGCAGCCCGGCCACCCACTCTCCGTGA